One segment of Chionomys nivalis chromosome 1, mChiNiv1.1, whole genome shotgun sequence DNA contains the following:
- the LOC130884127 gene encoding cytochrome P450 26B1 codes for MLFEGLELVSALATLAACLVSVTLLLAVSQQLWQLRWAATRDKSCKLPIPKGSMGFPLIGETGHWLLQGSDFQSSRREKYGNVFKTHLLGRPLIRVTGAENVRKILLGEHQLVSTEWPRSARVLLGPNTVANSIGDIHRNKRKVFSKIFSHEALESYLPKIQLVIQDTLRAWSSQPEAINVYQEAQRLTFRMAVRVLLGFSIPEEDLGHLFEVYQQFVDNVFSLPLDLPFSGYRRGIQARQILQKGLEKAIREKLQCTQGKDYSDALDILIESSKEHGKEMTMQELKDGTLELIFAAYATTASASTSLIMQLLKHPAVLEKLREELRAQGLLHGGGCPCEGTLRLDTLSGLRYLDCVIKEVMRLFTPISGGYRTVLQTFELDGFQIPKGWSVMYSIRDTHDTAPVFKDVNVFDPDRFSQARSEDKDGRFHYLPFGGGVRTCLGKHLAKLFLKVLAVELASTSRFELATRTFPRITLVPVLHPVDGLSVKFFGLDSNQNEILPETEAMLSATV; via the exons ATGCTCTTTGAGGGCTTGGAGCTGGTGTCGGCGCTGGCCACCCTCGCCGCGTGCCTGGTGTCCGTGACGCTGCTGCTGGCGGTGTCGCAGCAGCTGTGGCAGCTGCGTTGGGCGGCTACCCGCGACAAGAGCTGCAAGCTGCCCATCCCCAAGGGCTCCATGGGATTCCCGCTCATCGGAGAGACCGGCCACTGGTTGCTGCAG GGTTCCGACTTCCAGTCGTCGCGCCGGGAGAAGTATGGCAACGTTTTCAAAACACACTTGCTTGGTCGGCCGCTGATCCGTGTGACCGGTGCGGAGAACGTGCGCAAGATCCTCCTGGGCGAACACCAGCTAGTGAGCACCGAATGGCCGCGGAGTGCACGTGTGCTACTGGGCCCCAACACGGTGGCCAATTCCATCGGCGACATCCACCGCAACAAGCGCAAG GTCTTCTCCAAGATCTTCAGCCATGAGGCGCTAGAGAGCTACCTGCCCAAGATCCAACTGGTAATCCAGGACACACTTAGAGCGTGGAGTAGCCAGCCGGAGGCCATCAATGTATATCAGGAGGCCCAACGACTTACCTTCCGAATGGCCGTGCGTGTGCTGCTGGGCTTCAGCATCCCTGAGGAGGACCTGGGCCACCTCTTTGAGGTTTACCAGCAGTTTGTGGATaatgtcttctctcttcctttggaCCTTCCCTTCAGTGGCTACCGAAGG GGCATCCAAGCTCGGCAGATCCTTCAGAAGGGCCTCGAGAAGGCTATCCGTGAGAAGCTGCAGTGTACCCAGGGCAAAGACTACTCGGATGCCCTGGACATCCTCATTGAGAGCAGCAAGGAACACGGCAAGGAGATGACCATGCAGGAGCTGAAG GATGGTACCCTGGAGCTGATCTTCGCAGCCTATGCCACCACAGCCAGTGCCAGCACATCCTTGATCATGCAGCTGCTGAAGCACCCTGCTGTGCTGGAGAAACTGCGGGAGGAACTACGGGCCCAGGGCCTGCTGCATGGTGGTGGCTGCCCCTGCGAGGGCACCCTGCGCCTGGACACGCTCAGCGGCTTGCGCTACCTGGACTGCGTTATCAAGGAGGTCATGAGGCTCTTCACGCCCATCTCTGGTGGCTACCGTACCGTGCTGCAGACCTTCGAACTGGAT GGTTTCCAGATCCCGAAGGGCTGGAGTGTCATGTATAGCATACGAGACACTCACGACACAGCGCCTGTGTTCAAGGATGTGAACGTGTTTGACCCTGACCGCTTCAGCCAGGCACGCAGCGAGGACAAGGATGGCCGCTTCCATTACCTCCCATTTGGTGGTGGTGTGCGGACCTGCCTGGGCAAACACCTGGCCAAGCTGTTCCTGAAGGTGCTGGCGGTGGAGCTGGCCAGCACCAGCCGCTTTGAGCTGGCCACCCGGACCTTCCCCCGCATCACTTTGGTCCCCGTCTTGCACCCTGTGGATGGCCTCAGTGTCAAGTtctttggtctggactccaatcAGAATGAGATTCTGCCTGAGACAGAGGCCATGCTGAGTGCTACGGTGTAG